The following are encoded in a window of Chloroflexaceae bacterium genomic DNA:
- the fabG gene encoding 3-oxoacyl-[acyl-carrier-protein] reductase — MKIDLTGRVAVVTGASRGIGRAIAATLAAAGAAVLVNYRDNATAAEATVAAIEAAGGRARAVQADVAQAEEADRLIKSALDSFGRLDILVNNAGITRDALILRMKDVDFDEVINTNLRGAFLCTRAALRPMGRQRGGRIINLTSVIGLIGNAGQANYAAAKAGIIGFTRATAREMAGRNITVNAVAPGFIETDMTAALGEGTRKAILDAIPLGRFGRPEEVADLVCFLASDAAAYITGQTFAIDGGMVML, encoded by the coding sequence ATGAAGATCGATCTGACCGGTCGAGTGGCGGTAGTAACCGGCGCGAGCCGCGGCATCGGTCGCGCCATCGCTGCAACCCTTGCCGCTGCCGGCGCGGCGGTGCTCGTCAATTATCGGGATAACGCCACGGCCGCCGAGGCGACGGTCGCGGCCATCGAAGCCGCGGGGGGGCGGGCGCGCGCCGTGCAGGCCGATGTCGCGCAGGCCGAGGAGGCTGATCGGCTGATCAAAAGCGCCCTCGATAGCTTCGGGCGCCTGGATATTCTGGTGAACAATGCCGGCATCACCCGCGATGCGCTGATCCTGCGGATGAAAGATGTTGACTTCGATGAGGTGATCAACACCAATCTCCGCGGGGCCTTTCTCTGCACGCGCGCCGCGCTGCGCCCGATGGGCCGGCAACGCGGCGGGCGGATCATCAACCTGACCTCGGTGATCGGCCTCATCGGCAATGCCGGCCAGGCCAATTACGCCGCCGCCAAAGCGGGGATCATCGGCTTCACTCGGGCCACGGCCCGCGAAATGGCCGGTCGCAACATCACCGTCAATGCGGTGGCGCCCGGCTTTATCGAAACCGACATGACCGCGGCGCTCGGCGAAGGGACTCGCAAGGCCATTCTCGATGCCATTCCACTCGGGCGCTTCGGGCGGCCCGAGGAAGTGGCCGATCTGGTCTGCTTCCTCGCCTCCGACGCGGCGGCCTATATCACCGGCCAGACCTTTGCCATTGATGGCGGCATGGTTATGCTATAG